CGCACAATTTGTCCGTAGGGAGTGGGGAGTGGGGAGTAGGGAAGAGGAATTTCCTCGTTCCCAGGCGGAACCTGGGAACAAGAGGTGTAGGGTGTTATCTTCTCATTTTGCTGATAGCTGAGCATGCTCTGATGAATATTTTGCAACTAACTGGGACATTTCCGGGTTGTAAAGCCGCAGATAATTCCAGTAGTTACCAAATACCTGACGCACATAATTTTTGGTTTCATCAAAGGGAATTGCTTCTACAAACTCATCTGGATCTTGTTTTGGTAGGGTTTGCAGCCATTTAGAAACGTTACCGGGACCTGCATTGTAACTGGCGATCGCGAGCATGGAATTATCTTTATACTGCTCGTGGGTATGATCTAAATACCAAGTCCCCAACATAATATTGTCATTGGGGGTTTCCAATTTAATTTTTTTGCTATCTACTTTAATTTGTGGAGCAATCCACTTAGCTGTATCTGGCATTACCTGCATTAAACCAGTCGCACCAGCAACAGAGCGGGCTTTTTCCTCAAATCGAGATTCTTGGCGCATTAAGGCAGTCACCAGCACGGGATTTACCTCATTCTTTGCCGACCACTTTTCAATTTCCTTTAGATATGGTAAAGGATAACGGGCTTGCCAGTAAGTGACTTGCTTGCTGAGATCCTGATACTCAGCTTTTTCTTGTGGTTTTTTCCGGTCTTCTAGTTTAGAAATTGTGTCAATACCGATTAAATATTCGCCTTTTGCCAACCGCATCAAACCTTCAGTGTATTGTTCTGCCACAGTTGGCTGCATTTTATTGACAAATTCAGTTTGCCACTGCAACCAAGCATCGCGATCTTGACCGAGTAAATACAATTCCTTAAAAGCTTCCGAACCTGCAGTTGGTACAGTACGCTGATAGGGGACAATTTTCGGGTCGAGACTGCGTATGTTATTGAAGTTGCCAACATTAAGACCTAGAACCGCAGCCGATCGCCATGCATAGTAAGAGTAGGGGAAGCGGTTAACAACATACTCGTAAGCTTTTTTTGCTTCCTGGCTTTTCCCGATTTTCGTTGCCCATTTCCCAACCCAAAAGCCAGCTCTTGGAGCCAGAATACTGTTGGGGTTGTTAGTAGGTATTGGTCCTGCCCACTGCCAAGCACCATTAAAATCTTTGGCTTTCGCTTTTTCTTGGGCAATTTTCCAACGGTACTCTGCCGCTTCTTCAGTGTTACCAAACTTTGTAATCAGTAACTGCAATGCTTGAGTGGCTGCTTTTGGATCTTGAGCCTGTAGAATCTTGGCTTTTTCCATCAGTGCTTCACCCGCTTTTTCAGGGTATTTACTGACGACTTTGTCAAGTAATGGTATTGCATCCTTACGGACTTGTGCCATTTCTGCCAGACGCAGTAAGCCATTTCCAGTTTCTTCAGCGTCAGGGAATGCTTTAACAAGTTGTTGATAGGTAGCAATTGCTTCTGGGCGTTTTCCACCTACCTGATATCCCCGTGCCACGCGATAGAGATTGCGGGGTGTCCGAGATGCTTTGGTATAAGCTTCTGCTGCTTTGGAAAATTCGCTATTTTCCCAGTATGCTGTACCCACGATTTCCCATTCTTCGGGTTTAAGGGTGGGGTTATTTGCCAACTGGTCTAGTATGGGAAGAATTCCTGATTTGTCATAGGCATGTTTTGCCAAAATCAGCTGCAATGACGGCTGTTGTGGATTTTCTTGCAACTGCTGGCGGATAATTTCCCAAGTTAAAGGATTTGAGGGAAATTGGGCAATGGCTTGCTCTTGATATTCAGGAGTTGCTATCAGATATAGGGCTTTAACAGAAGCAGGTTCTTTAGAATATTTTTTCACCACCTTCTGCCGCAAATCTGAGGCTTTGCCTTCCTCTCCAAGGACATCGGCTGCTTGCGCCTGTTTCAGTAAAACATAGGGTGCCAAGCGTGGATATTCGTCCTCTAGCCCTTCTAGTAACTCCAGTGCCGCTTTGGCTTGCTTCTTTTCAATCAAATCGCTAGCCAAAAGATAACGAGCGCGATTTCGGTCTTGCAAGTCGCGTCCCTTTGCAAGAGCCTCCAGCTTTGCACTGCGTTCATGCGAGGACTGTGACACCAGTGGAAGCACAGCGGAGTTAGCTTTGCTTGCTTCTGAAAGCTGCTCAGGCGAATTTTTAGTAAATCGCAGTAAATGCCCAAAGGATTTACTAAACTGAGGCGCGGACATCATTGCACCTGCTAGGAAGGCAAACAATCCAGCACCTGCAATGAGAGGGATATATTTTTTCTTTTGTCGCTGCTTCAGCATTGGTACCCGCTGAAAATTTCACATGAATTTCTAGCAACTCTAGCATCACTTGCGGACAATGTCGCCACTTTTAACTTTTGTATTCCTAATTTGGGGATCGTTATAGCTTTTTTCTTTTCTGGATGGGAATTCCAGCCATTTAAGTTAAAAATTTTGCATTTTTGTTTTTCTCTTTGCTTGTATAGTATGGGTTTGGCGATCATCTGTAAAAGCAAAGGTTGTAAGAGCAGTTGCTACAAACTCTCACAGGCATACCCCTTTCTTCCTTATATAAGGGCAAAAATCCTTCTTTAGGGGGAAGAAAAGGGATGTTGCTATTTTAGTCAAAGGTTAACAAAGTGTAACGCACCATCTCCAGAGTTCAAGATGCTAATACTTCGTTGAGAATGACGACAGGTAAATCGGTAATACTACGAAAACCTTGAAAGAAATGCGGATCTTCAAAAATGCTTGGTTTGAACGTTTTGCCCGTAAGGAACGGCTGACCGATGAAGCGCTTTACGCCGCTGTCACCAGAGCGTCCAAGGGGCTAGTAGATGCCGACTTAGGCGGCGGCATCATCAAACAGCGGATAGCGCGGCAAGGACAGGGAAAATCAGGAGGATACCGCAGTATCATTATTTTTCGCAGCGGCGATAAGGCTTTCTTCGTGTACGGCTTTTCCAAGAGCGATCTCGACAACAGTCAACTACCTACACCTCCCGAAGGGTAGGTGTAGGCTTGCCAAAAACTAAAGCAAGTCTTTAGCTCTCAATAGGCAACGCAAGAGTTGGTTAGGTCACTGGGGAGAGTCAAAAGCTCGTTACAAGGGGCATTATACGTTGTTAATTTGCGCTTCCCCCAGTTCTAAGTTTTAGTAGTAAATTACGAACGTATGTTTCCCTAGTTCGGACAAACTAATTGGCTTTTGTGAGAAGAAGAGATGCGGCTACTAAAATGACCGGAGGGACGTTACCAAAAATAACAAACACAGTTTATTGGGTTATCCCTAATAAAGGAATGATTAATCAAAATCGACAAGTTACAAGAGTACCAGTTGTCTCGCCAGATAACAAACCCCTGATGCCCACAAATTGCGCAAGAAGTCATGGGAAGCGTTGACGAAAACGGTTTACTGTGCTTGGATGAACCTCTGACGGTTCAAAAGCATAGCCGCGTTAAGGTAATTGTGCTGTTTGTGGAAGATGAGGTGGATGAAGATGATGAATCAAAAGAGTCTGTATTAAACAGTCTTCGCACTTCATTGCAACAAGCAAAAGCTGGAAAAACTAGACCTATTTCAGAACTGTGGGATGGTGTTGATGCAGAGTGAACTACCCTCAGTTCAAGTTCAGTTTACAGATGAATTTCAGTATCGGCTACGCACCCTGTCCAAAAAGTATCGCCACATTCGGTCTAATATTCAACCGATAATTGCACAACTGCAAGCAGGAAACTTTATTGGCGACCAAATATCTGGAACAGGGAACACTGTTTTCAAGGTACGAGTCCGCAACAGTGATATCCAGAAAGGTAAAAGTGGTGGTTATCGGCTCATTTATCAGCTTGAATCCCAACAAAGGTTATCCTCCTGCTAATCTATTCCAAAAGTGAACAAGCAGATGTTGCAGTAGAGGAGATTAAGTTAGTTATAGAAGAGTTTCAAAAATACGGTAGTACTTTGCCGGAAGCAAACCAGGAATAACATTAGATTATAGTTAGGACTGGTTCTGAATTTAAACCACACTCAACAACGCCTGTTTAAACTCCGCTTGTTTAGGTTGGCGTTGTCCAATTTTTTTCCCGTTTACGTAAGTACCATTTCTACTACCAAAATCTCGCACGCGAATATCAGGCGGGTTGATATCTAACAAGCAGTGATAGCGGGAAAAAATTACCGCGTCGTTCGTACTGTTCAATCGGTGCATACCCTTTCGTCTTAGAATTCGTCATGCTTCCGGTTTTCCCAAGGGTAAATTCACGGGCAAGACCAAAATCAAGTAATCCTGTGCTGGTTCGGGAGTAGCTTCACCCAGATTAGGGGTGATGATTGGGATTATTGCTCAGCAACCCAAGAGCTACCGCAATCTCAGAAAGGCGGTTGTCAGCTGTGAGAAAGATCAATTGAGTAGATTGTGTAGCAGGGAAAGCGGGTTGAATCAGCAGCACTGACGCTAGTTGGACGGCATCATAAGCGCGTAGAGGGTATTGACCGACCAACTGACCCGCAGTTTCTGCAAGTGTTGAATCGAGTTCAATCACTTGGTACTGATTATTCAGGTCAAAGCGAAACCTCTTCGGGCGATCGCGCTTCTAACTTCCACCCAAGTAATTCGGGCAATGATTAATGAGTTGCCAGTATTGAGATCCGAGATTGCCCGTATCCAAGCACTGCCAGTTTCCGGCACGTACCGTTTGACCAGAGCACTGCTATCTAAAAAGTAGACAGTCACATTAACCTCGTTCTTCAATAATGATTTCTGAGAGGGGCTTGCCGGGGGATGCTTCCAGTCTTTGGGTTAGTTCGCGCCACGCTTCTTCTGAAACTGGCTCAACATCGTCTCGACGAGGGGGAGAACTCACGAGTCCTGCTGCCACCAGGGATTGAATTATCTGTTCGGCATCCATTGCTGGTTCTTCAGTCAAAAGTTGAATCTGCACAGTTTGGTGCTCTTGTAGGGATAAGGGATTTAAGGGGCGCAGAACCCCGTTTTCATAGACAGCAGTGATAATTTCTGGCATGGTTTGCTAGTTGCCTTTCCTTTGTAAGTAAACCCAAAAGATTAACTAAAAGATGATAACAGAAGAATAGGGCTTAAGCCTCTCATCAAGGAGAAATAAACTATTTCAGGATGCGATCGCACCTTGAGTATCGTCTCGAAAAGCTTATAAAATCCTTGGGGTCAGGGGTCAGACCCAGCATTCACCAACAGTACCCTTTAAAAAGTCGAGGATCTGAGTCTTTCAATTTATCTTCGTCAATTATTATAGCAATTTGCCAGCATCGTACTACAAACATCGACCCCAAAGGTGGATAGTACTCAGTGCCAGGTATCGGAAAGGCAGAACCCGCAAGGCTTCATGAAAAATGACTTCTTCACACTTCGTAACAATTCTCTGTATATATATTATACAAGTCTCGATGCGAGAGAAATGGCAATTGCCCACGTACACTCAAATCCCCAATCCTGCCCATCAATATTAGTGTTATCAGCAATTGCTTGTATAGGTCAAAAGCCTTCTCTAGGATAGGATTGTAAGGTGAGCAGAATTAAACTGTGCCTTGAAGCCATGAATACACAACTGGTAAATTCTCTAGTGCAAATTATCCAGTCCCTCTCCCAAGAAGAGCGAATGTTTTTAGATGAAAAACTGAAAAAATCAGACGCACGAGCAGCTTTCCAAAAGTTGATTGAGTTGGGAGACAAAATCAACGCTCGTCGTGAAGGACAGCCATTTGACCCACCATTAGAAGATTATATCCGGCAAACAAGAGAAGAACGTAATGAGCAACACGATCAACTTATGCGTAGTTCCGTTCCCAAATCAGAGGCGAAATGACATTAACTTTAGTTTGTGTTGATGCCAACTTGGTCGTGCGTTTGTTTTCTAGAATTACGACAGAGTTGCAAGTCAGGGAATTGTGGAATCATTGGCTAGAGTCAGAGTACACAATTGTTGCACCAACCTTAATTTATTATGAACTTAGCAATGCGTTGCATCGAGCTGCTGTTGCAGGGCAAATCCTACCATAAGAGGCAGATCGAGCTTTGGCTGAGGCAATAAATTTAAATATCAGACTTTATGGTGATGCGGAATTACACAAACAAGCCTTAATGATAGCGCGAAGTTTGAGACTATCTGCTACATATGATGCCCATTATCTAGCGTTAGCGCAACGATTGCAATGCGAGTTTTGGACATCAGACAGGCGACTAGTTAACTCCGTACAAGCTATGTTTTCTTGGGTAAAGTTGGTATCTTGAAATTGCTAATGGCTTCTATACCAATCCTATTTGATAGGTAAAAATTATCAACCGCAAAGACGCAAAGAGCACGAAGAAAAGAGAGAAGAGAGAATTTTACAAATAGACATCTCTGAAAAAGAATATAAAAGCCTTATGCAGTCAGGGTCAATACCTCATTTCTGGAGATGTCTAATGATTTAGGATTGCTATAACGGGTGGGAACGAGAAATTAATGAATTCTCAATTACGAATTATTCTGTCTGGTTGCTCAGTCAAAATAGAACTAAACACCCCCATAGCTTGTTTTAACTGCTTAGCTGTATCTGCCTGTTCTTGATAAGTTCGTATGTAGTCCAAACTCAATCCGAGAAACGGTACTAGGTAGGCAATAATCTTAAGAAAATGGGCTATGTTGAAATGGCTGTCAAACAAATCTTTTGAACCAAAAACCATATGCAGTTGAGTGGCTACTTGGGGAATAATGCTGATAACGAGGGCATGAGAGAACAGACTTGGATATTTGTCGTAAAACCGAGGGAAAACAACAAGCCCTGCAAAGATAAATAGTAACAGCGGAGCAACGTCCCACGGACGAGTCACTATAGAATTAGGAAATATGGTTTTGGGCAGAGTAGCACTATGGGCGCAGATATATACAATTCCAAAAGCAGTTATTGCACAAACTAGACTCGCGATCGCTACCAAACCGATACTCCCTTTCCACTTTCTTGGCTGAACGATCAGAAAAAAGCCTGTACCAACAAGCACAATCAGAGCATTGAAAATTCGGCAGATTGCCCAAGTGAAAGGAATGAAATTTTGGTTATCCGCCACGCCCTGAATTAATCTATCGGCTGCTAGAGTGTGAAATGCATCCATACATCCAGCGCTAAAAAGTGCCACGCCAATGATAATGGTGACGACATCGCCCTTAAGGTAGAAATGTATTAAAGACAAAATTACTGTAAAGATTGCTGTACAGAAGGCACTCCACTTTAAAATAGTGTGTGTAAAACTGCCTGATAAAGTGTAATGCATGACATCAATGACTTTGCCTTTAGTCGTATTTGGCAGTGGGGCATCAAAGGTCTGTGAGGGGGAACCAAAATCTACTCCCAGTAGATTCAGCAAGCTAGGTAATACACATATACCGACTACTGCCCAAACCAATTGAACAGGAATCATAGTTTTTTTCATTGAAATTTCTGAGGTATTTTGCTTAACTTATAAGTAGCTTAACTCAGTATATTCTGGGATATATAAAGAAGTGGCAGTATGATTAGCAATTCTTATATATGTCACCGAATTAACAGTCTAGGATTGTTTTTTTCATTTAGGGACGCATTTTACCCAAAGCCCCAAATTTTTTCACGTACCAAAGACTACCTGCTAGCTCAGTAATTTTTGGTAAAAAGCCAAAATTTCAGAACTCATCTTTGGCAATTTACCAGCTTTGAAAAGATTGATGAGCTATCAATTTCATCGGGATTCACAGGCTTTTTATCAAAAATCGTACCCAAGAGAAGAGAATACCACACTGCACCAACTAATGACTACGCGAAAGAATCATATTACAGCAATTTTCAGATTAAGAGACCACATGGAGTGGGGTGGGCGTCCTCGCCGAACCTCTCATTCAGTACGGGCGGGGACGCCCGTACCACAAGAACAGAGTGTGGTTCTAGACTTGGAAAACTGCTGTAACCGAAGATTTGGTGTGAGACTGTTGCGGACTCTGAGCTTAAAAACCAAAGCCACAGTAGCTACTGCTATTAGCACGCTCTCATTACTGGCAATTGGGACAGAGGCTTATCCGTTGGCTCACCTATCGACTAGTCAGGAAATTAACCAAGCTGAACAAACTAACGCTTCTGCAAAAGCAGATTATGACAACCACGTGCTCAAAAGCAACAATCGATACCAGTTGGTATCCGACCCGGCTTGGAAAACACCAAATGGTCTGCCTTCTTTTAATAGGGAGGTAGCCGTTGCTGTAAAGGGCAAAACTGCACTTGCTCCCCAACAAGATTTACTCCTGAGCCTGGTGATTCGGATTGTGCTGACAGCATTGGTGGCGATCGCGAGCGCAGCTTTCTTATATAAGTGGGGTATCACTCCCATCCTCAATAAGACTAACGAGGAAGAAAAACTGGGTCAAAGAGAACTCGATACCGACATCGAGCGAGGAGAAGACGTCGCCGAGTTAGGGTCTAAAGTCAACTTGATGGCAGACCAATTGAAGGTTTTAGTTAGGGAACAAGTAGAACAATCCCGTCGCCTAGAAGCTGAAGCCAAGCGAACACAGATATTTACGGAAATTACCCTGCACATTCGTCAATTTTTAAACCAGAAAGATCTCCTCCAAGCAACAGCTGATGCGATCCGAAACTCACTTGCAACCGAGCGAGTCGTTGTCTATCGCTTTCATGAAGACTGTAGTGGAACCGCGATCGCAGAATCTGTTGCTGCTGATTTTCCAAGAATGATTGAGCGACAAATAGATGATCCTTGTTTTAGGGAGCGTTATGTACAACAGTACAAAAATGGTCGGGTGCGTGCAATTGATAATATCTACCAGGCAAATCTTACAGATTGTCACATTAAAACTTTAGAACAATTTACAGTCAAGGCAAATTTGGTTGCGCCAATTCTTCAAGAAAAACAGCTTGTCGGCTTACTGATTGCTCATCAGTGCAGTCAACCTCGGACTTGGCAGAAGTGGGAAATCAATTTATTCGCCCAGTTAGCAATTCAAGTTGGATTTGCTCTAGACCAAGCAGCTCTTTTGGAACAGCTTGAAATTATTTCGCAAGAGCAACGTCAACAAAAAGAAGTGCTCCAGCAAAAACTGGTTGAACTAGTCAGTAGTATCGAGGCGGTATCCGAGGGCGATTTAACTGTGAGGGCTGAAGTAACAGCAGGTGAAATCGGTATAATTGCTGACTTTTTCAATTTCATCATTAAAAACTTGCGACAAATTGTCATGACTGTCAAAAAAGCTGCTTCTGAAGTAAATCTTGCCGTTGGAGAAAATTCGGATGCAGTCCAGCAACTGGCTTTTGAAGCGCTCAAACAGACTGAACAGATGACTCGCGCCCTTGAAGACGTCAATCAGATGACCCTTTCAATTCAAGCTGTAGCTGATAGCGCCCACCAAGCGAAAGCAGTAGCCCGCAGTGCCTTTGACATAGCCAGAGCCAGCGCCGAAGCAATGGGTAGTACTGTCTCTAGTATCTTGAATTTGCAACAGACAGTGACAGAAACAGCGAACAAGGTGAACTGTTTAAGTGAATTTTCTCAAGAAATTTCTGTGGTTGTGTCGTTGATTAACAAAATTGCCGTGCAAACGAACTTGTTATCTATCAATGCTAGTCTGGAAATGGCACGGGCGGGTGATGAAGGTCGGGGCTTCGTTGTGGTGGTGGAAGAAATTGGTGACTTAGCAGCGCAATCTGCCCAAGCGACAACAGAAATACAACAAATTTTGGAGAAGATTCAATTGGGAACTAGCGACGCAGTTCAAGCTATGTCCATGGGAAGCACCCAAGTGGTGGAGGGAGCTAATCTTGTCAAAAATGCCAAGCTCAGCCTAGAGCAGATTTTAGACTTGTCTCGCCAGATTGACCAGTTAGTGCAGTCGATTTCAAGTGCGACAGTGTCTCAAGCTCAGACTTCTGGTGCTGTCACTATTTTGATGCAGGAGACTGCCAATGTCTCACAACGCACTTCAGATTCCTTTGACATGGTGTCTGGCTCTCTAGAAACAACTTTAGAGATAGCGCAGCAATTGCAAAAGTCTGTCAGTGTATTCAAAACTAGTGAGCAAAATTGAGGAGATTCTACATCGCTGCAAGATCTCCGACTTTTTTAAGAAGTCGGGGATCTGACCATTTTCATAAATGATTGAGGATTGCTATAATTGTGCTTCAGCGCTAACAACTTCATCGCAAAGCAAGTTTGGGAGTTTTTCCCTTCAAACCAATCATCAACTTAAGAGCAAACACTTTCAAGAAAGGAACGTGTCGCATTACCCACAAACCAATGCGACGAACTATAACGACTGGCAAGATATTATTAGAGAATACTCTGTCTAACAAATCGGTAAAACCTAAGATTGTCAAGTTTTCTTGTTTGCGCCAACGTTCATATCTTTTGAGAGTTTTTATATTGCCAATATCTTCACCTTTCTCATGAGCTTCTTGCAGCACTTGCGCCAAAGTTGCTACATCCCGAATACCTAAATTTAATCCTTGTCCGCCTACAGGATGGCAATTGTGTGCTGCATCACCAACTAAAGCCAATCGGTGGAGGACATAGCGATCGCTTTGCATGAGTTGGACTTGGAAAATAAAGCGATCGCCCAGTAATTCCAACTTACCCATTTGATTGCCATATCGCGCTTGTAATTCTGCCAAAAATTGTTCGTTATCCAAAGCACATAAAGCTTTGGCTTCTTCGTGAGGAGCAGTCCATACAATCCGGCAACGGTTTCCCCGCAATGGTAGTATTGCAAAAGGACCGCTGTGCCAGAATTTTTCATATGCTGTGTTGTTGTGAGATTTTTCTGGTTTAACAAAAGCCACAATACAAGACTGCCAATACTTCCACCCTTTAGTTGTAATTCCCGCAGCTTGACGAATGGGGGAACGGGAACCATCTGCAGCTACCACCAATTTGCAGCGAACCCTCCGCATTTCACCAGCCACTTTGATATCTATCATCACCATGTCCTGGTGGTAGTGAATATTAATAACTTCTGCGGGGCATAAATACGTAACATTGTGGCAATCTTTAACAAACTCCTGCAAGGGATGCAAAAGTGCTTGATGTTCTGCCACATAACCTAAATCTTTTGTACCGATGTCTGACGTTTGCCATTCTACAACAGTAGGATGATCGGCATCGGAAAGGCGGACTTGGCGATAAATTTCGATATTGGGCAATATTTTGTCCCAAATACCAATTCCTTGGTATATCAGCGCCGAAAGCATATGTACGGCGTAGGCTTGTCCTTTGGCTACGGCTGCTGATTCCACTTTTGCCTCAATCAGCAGCACACTCAACCCAGAATCTTTCAGCGCGGAGGCTAGGGTTAAGCCAACAATTCCGCCGCCTACAATAACCAAATCGTAATCGTACCCCCGCTTATGTGTCGAGGTTTGGGGGAGAGAAAGGGTTGGAGAAAGCTGTGCTTGCGTCATTGTTAAGAGAAATTACAGCGTTTTAATTTATATTTTGACGCAAACGGGTGGAGAAGAGCAAGAGTGACCAGTGACCAGTGACCAGTGACCAATTACCAGTGACCAGTGACCAGTAACAAATGACACTTTTAAGCATTTAGTTTATTGTGTTTGTTCTGCTTGTTCGGAATCTTCCTGTTCGCTCACTTTTTGAGTATTACCTGCTTTGACCCAACCCTCTCGATCGCTACCCACTACGCGGATTTTTTGCCAGCCTCCGTTTTCTTGCAGAACGATCGCTCTAGCATTAAAGCCAATTCCACCAATACGTTCAGCTTCTGTTTGTGGTTCTGCTCGTAAAATTAAGCCTTGTGACCAAGTCACGCGTGCTCGGTAAGCTCCTGGCGGTAGTTCTTTTGGTGCTTCTTCAGCCTTGGGAGATTCAGTCGGAGATTGGGTTGCTTCAGCTTTTGACTCTGGTTGAGAATTCGGTTTTTTGGTGGTGCTTTTAGAAACTACGGCTTTTGGATTTTTCCCTTTCACTTTAGGTAAATCGTTGGCAAAAATGGGTTTTGGAGGAGGTGCGGAAGTTCTATTCATAAAATATAGAGCTGTAGCAAAACCACCTCCCAGAAGAATGGTAAGTGCTAAGGAAATTCCAAGTATAAATTTAAATATGTTACCAATCATCTATTTACACCCTCAAGGTTAATAGTTACTAGTCATTTGTCCTTTGTCAATAGTCCTTTGTCAAGACCAATGACAAATGACTATTGACAAATGACTAAATCTATTATTGCAGTTGGCGTTGAATGCGATTGCTCAGAGAACTGTGTTTGGAAGCCAACCGCGCCCTACCTGCAGCCGCCCATTCTTGCAGTTTCTGAATTTGCTCGGTAGCAGTTCTTGCGAGAGGGATGATTTGACTGGCGGATTCCAAGATATCATCAGTTGTGAAATCCCGGTTTTGGCTGAACCCAATATGCATGGCTTCAATCAAAGTTTGCTCAATTTCTGCTCCAGAAAAATCGGGTGTTTCATAAGCAAGTCTGTCAAGATCGTAATTTTTTATATTATGCGGGCGCAATCGATTTAAATGCACGGTAAAGATTGCTTGTCTCTCTTCTTGGGTAGGTAACCCAACAAAGAAAATTTCATCAAACCGTCCTTTTCGCAGCATTTCTGGCGGTAGTGCTTGGATATCGTTAGCTGTAGCAACGACAAACACGGGTGAGGTTTTCTCGGCTAACCAGGTAATAAATGTACCAAATACACGGCTAGTTGTACCTGCATCTCCTTTACTACCAAGCCCGGAGAAGGCTTTATCTATCTCGTCTATCCATAAAATACAGGGCGCAAGGGCTTCTGCAACTTGTATCATTTGTCGGGTACGGGATTCAGATTCACCCACCAAACCAGCAAATAATCTTCCGACATCTAAACGTAGTAAAGGTAAATGCCAGTGATGTGCGATCGCTTTTGCAGTGAGAGATTTCCCCGTTCCCTGAATCCCGACGAGTAGCAAACCTCTGGGGTGAGGTAAACCGTACTGTCGTGCTTTGTCGGTAAACGAACCACCACGGCGGAGCAACCAATCTTTGAGGTTATCTAGTCCGCCAATATCGGAAATTTGTTCCGTAGCCGGGTAAAAGTCGAGAATTTGGGTTTGACGAATGGTTTGACGCTTTTCTTCTAGAACCAAGTCTACATCTTCTGGTAAGAGTTCGTCATGAGTTGCGATCGCCCTTGATAAAACTCGGCGAATCCGCTCCATGGATAGCCCTTGGCAAGAGCGCACCAAATCATCCATGACTTTACCAGAAAGGGAGTTACCAGTTGCTCCTAACAAGCGTTCTATTTCCCCTCTAATTTCAGATCCTGAAGGTAGGGGAAATTCCAAAACAGTTAAAACTTCCGTTAAGTCATCAGGAATGGCAATTCTGGGAGACAGCAGAACGATATTTTTTGGTTGCGACTTGAGGAGTCGAGCGAAGTTGCGGAGTTTGCGAGAAATCGCTACATCATCTAAAAATCGATGGTAGTCTCGAAGAATAAATACAGCAGGTGCAGATGCAGGTATTTTCTCCACAAATTCCAAAGCCTGCAAGGGATTGCGACGACCAAAACCTGCATCATTTGGATTACCCTGGTAACCATCCACAAAATCCCAAGTATAAAC
This genomic interval from Scytonema hofmannii PCC 7110 contains the following:
- a CDS encoding methyl-accepting chemotaxis protein, which codes for MTTRKNHITAIFRLRDHMEWGGRPRRTSHSVRAGTPVPQEQSVVLDLENCCNRRFGVRLLRTLSLKTKATVATAISTLSLLAIGTEAYPLAHLSTSQEINQAEQTNASAKADYDNHVLKSNNRYQLVSDPAWKTPNGLPSFNREVAVAVKGKTALAPQQDLLLSLVIRIVLTALVAIASAAFLYKWGITPILNKTNEEEKLGQRELDTDIERGEDVAELGSKVNLMADQLKVLVREQVEQSRRLEAEAKRTQIFTEITLHIRQFLNQKDLLQATADAIRNSLATERVVVYRFHEDCSGTAIAESVAADFPRMIERQIDDPCFRERYVQQYKNGRVRAIDNIYQANLTDCHIKTLEQFTVKANLVAPILQEKQLVGLLIAHQCSQPRTWQKWEINLFAQLAIQVGFALDQAALLEQLEIISQEQRQQKEVLQQKLVELVSSIEAVSEGDLTVRAEVTAGEIGIIADFFNFIIKNLRQIVMTVKKAASEVNLAVGENSDAVQQLAFEALKQTEQMTRALEDVNQMTLSIQAVADSAHQAKAVARSAFDIARASAEAMGSTVSSILNLQQTVTETANKVNCLSEFSQEISVVVSLINKIAVQTNLLSINASLEMARAGDEGRGFVVVVEEIGDLAAQSAQATTEIQQILEKIQLGTSDAVQAMSMGSTQVVEGANLVKNAKLSLEQILDLSRQIDQLVQSISSATVSQAQTSGAVTILMQETANVSQRTSDSFDMVSGSLETTLEIAQQLQKSVSVFKTSEQN
- a CDS encoding FAD-dependent hydroxylase, producing the protein MTQAQLSPTLSLPQTSTHKRGYDYDLVIVGGGIVGLTLASALKDSGLSVLLIEAKVESAAVAKGQAYAVHMLSALIYQGIGIWDKILPNIEIYRQVRLSDADHPTVVEWQTSDIGTKDLGYVAEHQALLHPLQEFVKDCHNVTYLCPAEVINIHYHQDMVMIDIKVAGEMRRVRCKLVVAADGSRSPIRQAAGITTKGWKYWQSCIVAFVKPEKSHNNTAYEKFWHSGPFAILPLRGNRCRIVWTAPHEEAKALCALDNEQFLAELQARYGNQMGKLELLGDRFIFQVQLMQSDRYVLHRLALVGDAAHNCHPVGGQGLNLGIRDVATLAQVLQEAHEKGEDIGNIKTLKRYERWRKQENLTILGFTDLLDRVFSNNILPVVIVRRIGLWVMRHVPFLKVFALKLMIGLKGKTPKLALR
- a CDS encoding SH3 domain-containing protein, with the protein product MNRTSAPPPKPIFANDLPKVKGKNPKAVVSKSTTKKPNSQPESKAEATQSPTESPKAEEAPKELPPGAYRARVTWSQGLILRAEPQTEAERIGGIGFNARAIVLQENGGWQKIRVVGSDREGWVKAGNTQKVSEQEDSEQAEQTQ
- a CDS encoding AAA family ATPase, which encodes MTFRDEFKLLLRARYPLIYIPTYEEERLEASIREEAANQGNRPVYTWDFVDGYQGNPNDAGFGRRNPLQALEFVEKIPASAPAVFILRDYHRFLDDVAISRKLRNFARLLKSQPKNIVLLSPRIAIPDDLTEVLTVLEFPLPSGSEIRGEIERLLGATGNSLSGKVMDDLVRSCQGLSMERIRRVLSRAIATHDELLPEDVDLVLEEKRQTIRQTQILDFYPATEQISDIGGLDNLKDWLLRRGGSFTDKARQYGLPHPRGLLLVGIQGTGKSLTAKAIAHHWHLPLLRLDVGRLFAGLVGESESRTRQMIQVAEALAPCILWIDEIDKAFSGLGSKGDAGTTSRVFGTFITWLAEKTSPVFVVATANDIQALPPEMLRKGRFDEIFFVGLPTQEERQAIFTVHLNRLRPHNIKNYDLDRLAYETPDFSGAEIEQTLIEAMHIGFSQNRDFTTDDILESASQIIPLARTATEQIQKLQEWAAAGRARLASKHSSLSNRIQRQLQ